CTTCTTGTACATTCCCTACAGAATATAGGATATTTGGATGTTTTTCATCTTTCAATGCTTTCATGACATCAATGGCAATTGCACAGCCAATGCGGTTATCCCATGCTTTTGCTAATAAATACTTATCATTTTTCATGACATTGAATTCGAAATAAGGTGTTACCATGTCACCTGGACATACTCCCCATTCAAGTACTTCTTCTTTAGAAGCAGCACCCACGTCGATAAACATATCTTTAATGTCTACCACTTTGTTACGTACATCGGCTGGTAAAATATGAGGTGGTTTAGAACCGATTACCCCAATAATTTCTTCACCTTTGCGTGTTGTAATTGTCACGCGTTGCGCAAGCATTACTTGGCTCCACCATCCACCCACTGTTTGGAATTTGATGAATCCTTTATCATCGATTTGAGTGACCATAAAGCCTACTTCATCTAAATGACCAGCTACCATAATTTTAGGGCCGTTTTCATCGCCTACTTTTTTAGCGATGACGCTCCCTAAATGATCTGTTTCTACAGTATCTGCATATGGTGCGATGTATTTTTTCATAACCTCGCGTGGTGCACGCTCGTTGCCCGCAATGCCATTCGCATCTGTTAAATCTTTAAACATTTGCAAAGTTGAATCTAGTTGTGTCATCCTTTTGCCTCCTACATTTTGTATCCCCTCTATTATACTTCGTTTACCGAAATATTCCTAGTGAGTCGTCTGAAAATTGATGTTTTTTTTACTTTTTAGTCTAGTAAATTAATAGCCACTACGTTGGCGATTATAATTTTCTTCGTTTTTTTCAATATACGCTGACACGACATCCTCAAATGTAAAACCGAGATTATATGCAAGTAACCCATAGCATTGCCAAATCGCTGCATAACTATGCTCTGTTGGGTGGCTTATAAATGTTAATATGTAGTTTTGCGTCATTAAAAATGTCTCTGTTAAATCACGCTTCTCTTCAACAACTGGCCATTTTTCTATAGCCGTATAGCCTTTTAATAACCCTAGCGATAAAATAAAGTGAATCGAATCCACATACTCCTCTAAAATCACTTCCCGCGCTGATGGCCCTTTCGTACTCCAAAACTTAAAGCAACGTGTTTCATTAGCAAGTTCCGCCAGCTCAACCATTAACGCTAAGCCTTTTTCTTTAAAGACATCGTGTTCGATTTTTTGTGTTTTTTCAATAAAATTATCAAGTTCTTTTTGCATCGTAAATAATTGTTGTAAGTTCATTTTTTTCTCCTAAATTTCTAAAAATTTTTTGTATAAAGTGAAACTAAATGTCACCCCCAATCGTATAGGTAGGAATAACCTTTCTTCAAGGGGGAATTTTAAGATGTTACCGTTACTTATTCGACTTGCTGTGATTGCGCTTATTATCTATGTATTCTATAAAGCGATTCGATATATAACCGATCCTAAACGAAAACTCGATGAGGCCTATGAAAAGGGCCAATATTACTTTTATGATGACGTAAAAAATGTTCGAAAGAATTTCTTTATTTCTTATAAGGGTGCGCTGTTTGAAGGTGAAAAATACTTAGGTACGACCGAAGATGCATTTGAGGTCGTTACAATTTTTGTTGGTGCCCGCGACACTGCAACTTTACAAGGATTTACAAGGAGTGACTTCGAATATCTCCAACAAGAAATTTTATTTAACTATCCTAACGCGAAAATCAACTGGAAGCAACCCATTGAACAACTTATGCGTGACACATCCTCTTCATGAGGTTGTGCCACGCATGTGCGTCAGTGCCAGTCACGCACACAATTTTATACAATTTACGTTTTTATAATGAGCTACTCCATAATTGCACGATTATAAAAATTTGAATTGCTGCAATCAATGGAAAGCCAAAGGCAAAACTGTTATGGCGTGTTTTATGACGGAATAAATACATACCTAATACGCCACCGACAGCACCTCCTGCAATTGCCAAGGTAAACAATGTACGCTCCGCAATGCGCCACTCCTGCTTTTTTGCACGTGATTTATCCATGCCCATCATCACAAGCAATACAACTGAAACAATTGCCATATAGGCAAGTAAAGCTTGAGCCATTAACACAACCTCCTATGTAAAAAAGACTGATGAAATAACCCCACCAGTCTTCACTATACACTAATTTATTCGCACTTGTCGCTTCGCTTCAATGCCAATTATTTTTTGCCTCAGTCGCTTTGCTTTCGAGGCAGAAATTTATTTATTTTGCCCCTGCCGCTTCCGCTTTCGGGGCAGAAACCTTATTTTGCCCCTGTCGCTTCCGCTTTCGGGGCAGAAATAAAAAAGAGCGACTTAGTCGCTCTTTTTTATTTCGCTACTGCTTTTTTAGCAGCTTCTGCTAATTGTGTGAATGCTGAAGCATCTGTTACAGCTAAGTCAGCTAACATTTTACGGTTAACTTCGATACCAGCAACTTTTAAACCGTGCATTAAACGGCTGTAAGAAAGACCGTTCATGCGAGCAGCTGCGTTGATACGAGTGATCCATAATTTACGGAAATCACGTTTTTTCTGACGACGGTCACGGTATGCATATTGACCTGATTTCATTACTGCTTGGTTAGCAACTTTATATAATGTATGTTTAGAACCATAGTAACCTTTAGCTAATTTCAATACTTTTTTACGACGTTTGCGCGTCACTGTTCCGCCTTTTACGCGTGGCATATGAATTACCTCCTGCTTTTCATTAAAAAATGAATATTAGTTTATTTTGTGTTATCAATCATTTCATGTAAACAAGTAATGATTTGATGCGTTTGAAGTCACCAGATGATACAACGTTCGCTTTACGTAGGTGACGTTTTTGTTTCGTAGATTTGTTTGCGAATAAGTGGCTTCCGTAAGCACGGTCATATTTTAATTTACCTGAACCCGTTTTTTTGAAACGTTTCGCAGCTCCACGGTGAGTTTTCATTTTTGGCATGTCGAATTCCTCCTAAACTGTTCGTCTAATATTATTTCTCGTTCTTTGGTTGAAGAACTAAGAACATGCTTCGGCCTTCCATCTTCGGTTTTTGTTCAACCGTAGATACTTCAGCACAAGCTTCAGCAAAACGATCTAACACACGTTGACCAATATCTTTGTGTGTAATCGCACGACCTTTGAAACGTAGGCTACATTTTACTTTATCACCTTTTTCAAGGAATTTAATCGCATTACGTAGCTTCGTTTGGAAATCATGTTCATCGATTGTTGGGCTCAAGCGAACCTCTTTCATTACGATGACTTTTTGATTTTTACGAATTTCACGGTCTTTCTTTTGCTGTTCAAACTTAAATTTACCATAGTCCATGATACGAGCGACTGGCGGCTTGGCTTGAGGGGCCACAAGGACAAGATCCAAGTTTACACGAGTGGCGATTTCTAGCGCTTCGTTACGTGTCTTTACACCAAGCTGGTCACCATTGTGATCGATTAATCGAAGTTCACGTGCGCGAATGCCTT
This DNA window, taken from Lysinibacillus sp. FSL M8-0337, encodes the following:
- a CDS encoding dUTP diphosphatase, which gives rise to MNLQQLFTMQKELDNFIEKTQKIEHDVFKEKGLALMVELAELANETRCFKFWSTKGPSAREVILEEYVDSIHFILSLGLLKGYTAIEKWPVVEEKRDLTETFLMTQNYILTFISHPTEHSYAAIWQCYGLLAYNLGFTFEDVVSAYIEKNEENYNRQRSGY
- a CDS encoding M42 family metallopeptidase, translating into MTQLDSTLQMFKDLTDANGIAGNERAPREVMKKYIAPYADTVETDHLGSVIAKKVGDENGPKIMVAGHLDEVGFMVTQIDDKGFIKFQTVGGWWSQVMLAQRVTITTRKGEEIIGVIGSKPPHILPADVRNKVVDIKDMFIDVGAASKEEVLEWGVCPGDMVTPYFEFNVMKNDKYLLAKAWDNRIGCAIAIDVMKALKDEKHPNILYSVGNVQEEVGLRGAKTATHKIQPDIGFAVDVGVAGDTPGVTPKESTSKMGAGPQIVVYDASMVSHRGLREFVLDVADENNIPYQFEAMAGGGTDAGSIHVTANGVPALSIGIATRYIHSHAGILHRDDYDNAVKLMVEVIKKLDRDAVNKITFD
- a CDS encoding sigma-w pathway protein ysdB, which codes for MLPLLIRLAVIALIIYVFYKAIRYITDPKRKLDEAYEKGQYYFYDDVKNVRKNFFISYKGALFEGEKYLGTTEDAFEVVTIFVGARDTATLQGFTRSDFEYLQQEILFNYPNAKINWKQPIEQLMRDTSSS
- the rpmI gene encoding 50S ribosomal protein L35, producing MPKMKTHRGAAKRFKKTGSGKLKYDRAYGSHLFANKSTKQKRHLRKANVVSSGDFKRIKSLLVYMK
- the infC gene encoding translation initiation factor IF-3 is translated as MYVNEGIRARELRLIDHNGDQLGVKTRNEALEIATRVNLDLVLVAPQAKPPVARIMDYGKFKFEQQKKDREIRKNQKVIVMKEVRLSPTIDEHDFQTKLRNAIKFLEKGDKVKCSLRFKGRAITHKDIGQRVLDRFAEACAEVSTVEQKPKMEGRSMFLVLQPKNEK
- a CDS encoding DUF1294 domain-containing protein, which translates into the protein MAQALLAYMAIVSVVLLVMMGMDKSRAKKQEWRIAERTLFTLAIAGGAVGGVLGMYLFRHKTRHNSFAFGFPLIAAIQIFIIVQLWSSSL
- the rplT gene encoding 50S ribosomal protein L20, producing the protein MPRVKGGTVTRKRRKKVLKLAKGYYGSKHTLYKVANQAVMKSGQYAYRDRRQKKRDFRKLWITRINAAARMNGLSYSRLMHGLKVAGIEVNRKMLADLAVTDASAFTQLAEAAKKAVAK